The Stigmatella aurantiaca DW4/3-1 genome contains the following window.
TTTGGCATGACGGACGAGCAGGGCCCCATCCCCACGGACATCACCGTCATCGGCAAGAGCCTGGGCATGGGCGTTGTCTCCACGTCCATGGTGATTGCCCGGCGCGAGCTGTCGGTGCGCTCCAGTGGCGCGGTGTCCACCTCTGACTTGCGGCCCCTGACGAGCGCGGTGATGCGCGCGGGCATCCAGTACATCGCCAGCGAGGGGCTCGTGGAGCGCGCGGGGCCGCTGGGGGAGGAGCTGCGAGGGCGCCTGCGCAAGGATGTGGTGGAGGTGTTCCCAGAGCTGTTCCAAGAGGTCCGTGGCCTGGGCTACATGAATGGCATCGAGCTGACCGAGCGGTCCGCGGGGAGCTTGAGCAAGCTGCGCGCGAGGCTGCTCGAGGCGGGCATCTTCGTGGAGTTCATGGCTGGGGCGGGACGCCGCTCGCGGGGCCTGCGCTACGTGTTCCCGGCGATGCGCATCGCGCCACCGCTCATCGCGGGGGAGGCGGACCTCCAGGAGATGGTCGCGCGCCTCCAGCGCGGGGTGCGGAAGTTCGTGGAGGCGGGGTCGTGACGCAGGCGGCTCCCACGGTGCCGGCGAGTGCGCCCGCGCAGCGCCGCCGGGTCGAGCATGTGGACACGGATGCCTCGGGCGTCGTGCACTTCTCCCGCTACGCGTCGATGTTGGAGACGGCGGGGCTGGAGGAACTGGAGCGGCGGGGAGCCGGGCTGGACGTGCTCTCCTTGCAGGGCCTGGACCTGCGGGTGCGGGAGCTGCGCGTCAGCTACCGCGCCGCGGCGCGCTTCCAGGACTGGTTGTTGCTGGTGCCCGCCGTGGAGCACGTCGGGCCCGCCAGCTTGAAGCTGGGCGTGAAGCTGTACCGCGAGGGCTCCGGGCCCGAGCCGTTGCTGCTCGCCTTTGGAAGTCTGGATATGGCTGTCGTCAACCGAGAAAACGGAGTGCCCGCATGTCTACCGCCGTCCCTCAGCAGCGCGCTCAAGCAGGCGCCGTGAGCGAAGCAGAACGCCCACCAAAGGCCCTGGGCTTCACCGCGCTGCGCCAGTGGCTGCGGCACCGCCACCCGATGATCTACCTGGATCGGATCGTGGATCATGAGCCGGGGAAGTTCCTGGACGCGCTCATCTCCGTCTCCGGCAACCTGGATTTCATCGCCGGCCATTTTCCCGAGCGGGCCATTTACCCGGGCAGCCACCTCATCCAGGCCTTCGCGCAGTCGGGCATCATCCTCTACCAGATGAGCACGTCGATGCTGGCCGAGGACGAGCTCACGCTCATCGGCTCGGTGGAGGCGCGCTTCCTGAAGGTGGTGGTGCCAGGGGATCAGATCCTGCTGCGCGTCCAGGCCGGGCGGCTGGCGAGCGGATTGTTCCACTTCACGGGCAAGGCGCTGGTGGGCTCGAACCGGGTGGCGGCATTCCGCGCGAGTCTCGTCCGCTCCAAGATCTCCGAGCTGGGCGCCCCGCTATGGTAGCGCCCGTCGTCGTCACCGGCGCGGCATGGGTGACGCCGCTGGGCAGTGGCCTGGAGGCCGTGTGGCGGCGGCTGCTCGCGGGCGAGCACGGTTTTGTCGAGGTCCCCTCGCCCCACCGGGTGCGCAACACCCTGGCGGCGGTGGTCCCGCCGGCGAGCGCCCAGGCATCGGAAGCCGCCGCGGGGCGGTTGCGGCGGCTGGCGGTGGAGACCTTGCGCGGTGCCCTGGAGAACGCGGGCATTCCCGGCGATGGGGCCCGGACGCGCTTCGTTCTGGGCACGAGCCTGGGTGCCTTCCTGGATGACGACGGCGAGCGGCAGGCGCCGCTGCACCAGTGGGCGGACGCGGTGGCGGAGGCGCTGGGCGCGCGAGTTCCACCCGTGGTGCTGTCCACGGCGTGCTCGTCCGGTTCCGATGCGCTCCTGGTGGGCGCGGAGTGCGTGCGCGCGGGTTTGGCCGACGTGTGCGTGTGTGGGGGCGTGGATGTCCTCACGCCGAGCAAGCGGTTGGCACACTCGGCGCTGTCCACCCTGTCCCCCACGCGTCCGCGGGCCTATGACTCGCGGCACGACGGGATGTTGTTGGGGGAGGGGGCGGCGTTCCTCGTACTGGAGTCGGCAGCGCATGCGGAGCGCCGGTCGGCGCGCGTCCTGGCACGGTTGTGCGGTGCGGGCTCCGCCAACGATGCGGCCAGCATGACGTCTCCGGATCCGGCAGCCGCGGGCGCCCGTTTGGCGATGACGCGTTCCTTGGAGGATGCGGGGCTCGCGGCCTCGGCCATTGGCCTGGTCAATGGCCACGGCTCCGCGACCCCGGTCAATGATCAGGCGGAGCGCGAAGCATTCCGGAGCGTGTTTGGTCCAAGCGGCGGGCCGCTCGTGTTCGCCACCAAGGGTGCGTTTGGGCACAGCCTGGGGGCCACGGGCGCGATGGAGGCCATCGCGCTCATCCTGGGGCTTCGGGAGGGCATCGTTCCCCCCATCGTGGGGCTGGAGCAGCCGGACCCAGATTTCCCTTGTCCATTGTCCGTGGGCGGGGCGACGCGGCACAGCGCCCAGGTGGGCCTGAGCGTGACGCTGGGCTTCGGTGGCTTTGACACGTCGCTCGTCTTCGAGGTCTCTCGATGAAGCCCTCCTTCCCGGTGCTCCTGCGTGGGAGCGCGAGGGCGCTCACGGATGCGCCGAATCCCTACATTTCCCGGTGGAAGTCCTCCGTGCGCTACGCGGATCCCCTGTCCTGGGCACTGGCCCAGGCGGCCGGGGAGGCGGTAGCGCCGTTGGGTGAGGCGTTCACACGCGCAACGGACCGTTGCTCGCTCATCCAGGTGGGGGCGGCAGGGCCGCGTGAGACCTGGACACAGGTGGCGAGCGATGCCGCGCGGGGCTTTGCATCCCCGATGCGTTTCCCGGCCGCGACGCCGAGCGCACCCACGGGTTTGTCCTGCATCGTCCATGGCCTGCGAGGGCCCTCGCTGGCCCTGACGATGCCCGTGGAGACGGGCGTGGAGGTGGCGCTGACGCTGTCCTCCGCGTGGCTCGAGCGCGGGGTGGTGGATTGGGCCCTCATTGGCTCCGTGTTCGCGTCTGGCCTGGGGCCATCAGGCGCAAGCTGTGTCGTGTTGTCGCGGGGGACGGGGCAGGGCGTTGACGTGGGCTCTGTGGCGCGGGCCCTCCAATTCCAAGCGGAGTAAACATGGCCTCACCTCTTCTGGAACTCGCGGATGTTCCCCTGTCTTCCATCCAGGCGTTCCTGGACGGCATCCGAGATCTGACCGGCGCGGGCGCACAGGCGGACCGCTCCGTGAAGCAGTTGGCCGCCGAGTGGATTGCGAAAGGCCTGCGGCCGGGAGACGTGGTGTTGCTGGCGCTGCCCAATGGGGCGGGCTTGCTGGCCCACGTCTTCGCGGTGCTCGCGGCCCAAGGGGTGCCCGCCCTGGTATCGCCCGCCTCGCCTGCCAGCCGTCAGCAGTCGCTGGTAGAAGCGTTGCCGGCGCGCGCGCTGGTGGCCATGCGAAGCCCCGCGCCGAACATGACGGCGGCGGAGCGGTTCTCGCTGGGCGGAGCGGAGGTGGCGCTGTTCCCTGACGCCCTGCCCCCGGGGGCGCAGCCTGGAGAGATGGTGCTGCTCACGTCCGGCACTTCGGGCTTCGCGAGCGGCTGTGTGTTCGACCTTCCCGCGCTCTTCCGCAACGCGGACCGGCACGCCGATGCCCTGGGCCTGCGCGCGGGTGACACCGCGCTGATCAACCTGCCGCTGTACTACTCCTATTCCATGGTGGCCCAGGCGTTCTCCGCCCTGCGGCGAGGGCTGGAGTTGGTCATCAGCGGACCTCCCTTCCAGCCCGCGGCCTACTTGCGGCTCCTGGCCGAGCACGGCATCACCGTGTCCGCGTTGACGCCCCTCTTGACGCGTGGATTGCTCCAGCACGGCGAGCCCTTCCCAGAAGAGTTGCGGTGCTTGGGGGTCGGTGGAGACGTGCTCGCGCCCGAGCACGTGAAGCACATGCTGCGGCTGCGGCCGCGCGGAGAGCTGTATTTGACGTATGGCTTGTCCGAAGCGGGGCCCCGGGTCTCGACGCTCGCGGCGCACGCGGAGCCCGAGCCCCGCTTCGCGTCGGTGGGCCTCCCGCTGCCGGGCACGGAGGTATCGCTTGTTCCACGTATCCCCGGTGGGGAACGGGAATTGTTCGTTTCATCGGATACGGTGATGAAGCGGCGCATCGGCATCGTGGAGGGGGAGAAGCTCCACGCCCTCAGGGGCCCCCAGTTGCTGGCCACGGGGGATGTGTTCGACATCGACGACGACGGCTACCTGTACTTCCAGGGACGCCTCTCCGATTTCCTGGTGCGCGGCAGCGAGAAGATCAGCATGGCTTCGGTGCGGCGGCTGGCCATGATGCTTCCCGGGGTGCTGACGGCGCGCACGAAGGTCATCCGGGGCGCGGAGGGGGACGACTACGAGGTCATGCTCACCGTGGAAGACGAGCGGTGCTCCGTGGATCACCTGTCCCGCGAGCTGTTCCGTCTGCTGCGCCTCGCCGAGCGGCCGCGCTCCGTGCAGGTGGTCGCGGCGGATCTCGCCGCAGCCTCCCTGCACAAGTAGAAGGAGCGAAGCCCCCAGGCCGGTGAGTGCACAGGCCTGGCGTTTCGCCGTGAGTCTTGAGCCCCCGGGAGGACATCCGGCGGCGCAGCGCCTCGGTCATTCTCCTGGCTCCCCGGACAGGCAGGTGAACCCCCCTGGGGCTCCCGTTGCTGTTCACCTCAGTCTTCACTGGGAGAGAACTTCGAGGGGCGGCCCCGGAGCCGCTGCCGGTGAGGGGTCTGCGGGGGGGGGACGCTTTATTCCTTGTGAAAGGTTCCATGGCTTGCAGGTGGCGCGTCCGCCGTCCTACGGTCCGGCTCCGTGACGCAAAGGGAAATTCATGACCGTCGAGTCCAGGCTCTCGAACCGCACAAGCGCGAAATTCGGCGCGGGGGCAGTGGCCGGTTGTCCCTTCTCCGCTGTGGAATTCGTATGACCCTGTTCCGGCACCCCCAAGACCGCATCCCCGTCCTGCTGTTTGCCTGTGTGTTCGCGCTCGACCTGACCGTGTACTTCACGGCTCAGAGCGGGTGGTTCCCGATCCTGTGGCTCGCCGTGTGCGCGATTCCAAAGGGATGGATCAGCGCATGGAATCACCATCATCAGCACGTGCCGATGTTCCGCCACGCTCTGCCCAACCGCCTCCTCGAGGTGGTGTTTGGGTTCCAGACGGGGGTGACCTCGCACGCGTGGTTCCTGCACCACGTGCTGGGCCATCACCGCAACTACCTGGATCAAGAGAAGGACGAGTCGCGCTGGAAGCGCCGCGATGGAACGCCCATGGGGGAACTGGAGTACTCAGCCATCACGGCACTCGTGGCGTATCCGAGAGCGTTCTTCGTGGGGCGGGAACACCCCCGGGCCCTGCGCATCTTCCTGGGGATGGGCGCACTGCAACTGGTGTTGCTCGGCTTGCTGTTCTGGCACAACGCGTACAACGCGCTCTGGGTGTTCTTTCTCCCCATGTGCCTGTCCCTCTTCCTGACCGTCTGGGCCACCTATTTTCACCATGTGGGGCTCGACGCGGCGGAGCACAGCAAGGCCTCGTATAACATCCTGCACCGGGGCTACAACCTGATGACGGGCAACCTCGGCTACCACACCGCGCACCATGCGCGTCATGGATTGCACTGGTCCCAGTTGCCCGCGCTGCATGCGCAGTTGGCGAAGGAGATTCCCGCCACACATTACCGCCAACCCGGCATTCCCTTTGTTTGGTTTGGGTCGGAGGCGAAGGTGGAGTTGAGTCCCGCGGAGATCGAGGCGGTGGCTCAGTACCATCCGCCAGCGCATACATGACCTCCCGCACCTTTCTCATTACTGGCGCCAGCAGGGGCATTGGCCGTTCGCTCTCCGAGCGGTTGGCAAGAGCTGGCCACACCGTGGTCGGCATCGCCCGCGACGCCCGCGATGCCAGCTTTCCAGGCACGCTCGTGTCCGTTGATCTCTCTCATCGCGCCGAGACGGAAGCGGCCCTCGCCACGCTCGTCCAGCGCTATGCCTTCGATGGCGTGGTGAACAATGCCGGGCTCATCCGTCCCCAGCGGTTGGGGGAGATTGGTTTGAATGATCTCGACGCGGTGCTCCAGCTCAACCTTCACCCAGCCATCCAGACGGTCCAGGCGCTGCTGCCCACCCTGCGCGCCAAGGGCTGGGGGCGCATCATCAACATCTCCAGCCTCACCCTTCTCGGGGTGATCGAACGCACGTCTTACGCGGCCGCCAAGGCGGCGCTGGTGAGCTTCGTCCGTTCTTGGGCTCTGGAACTGGCGCAGACCGGTATCACGGTGAACTCCGTGGCACCGGGTCCTACCGAGACCGAGATGTTTCGAGCCAATAATCCACCGGGCAGCAGCGGCGAGCGCCGCTATCTCTCTTCCATTCCGATGGGGCGCTTGGGCAGACCCGAAGAAATCTCCGCCGCCATCGCCTTCCTCCTCTCGGAAGAGGCCAGCTTCATCACGGGGCAGACGCTCTTTGTCGACGGGGGCGCCTCGATCGGCAAGGCGATGCTCTGAAGGTTTCCGGTCCAGCGCACGCCTGCCTGGCCGCTGTCCCGCCAAGGAGGCGCGGGCGGCTCAGAAAGAGCCCATGCTGACCAGGCCGAAGGTGTTTCTCACGTAGTCCTGGTTGCCCAGGAACAGGCCTGACAGCACCGGGCCCGTGCGCAGCGTGGCCGTGGCCAGGAGGCGGGAGCGCGCGGTCTTCCACTGGCGGCTGAGCACCGCGCGCACGCTGTAGTGTTCCTGCTGAACCCCCGTTTCGAAGTCCGTCCAGAGGTTCGGCTCGGCCCGGCTGGAATGGACGCCCACAGACAATTCGAGCCACGACAGCCGGCCCCGCAGGTTCGTCCAGCGTGTGTCGAGAAGAAGACCCTCGGGAGTCCGCGTGGCCGCGCCTCCGATCTCGAATTGCTCGATGCGGAGGGCGGGCAGCGGCAACTCCGGCAACTGGAAGCGCGCCGCGATGTCCGCGCGGGCGTTCTGAAACCGGGGCTCGGACTGTAGCTTGAGGGACGTGTTCAGGCGTTTCTTGAGGAAGGAGCCACTCACCGTGGGAGACATCCCGAGGTGGGTGGCTTGCGCGGTGCCGAATTGGTGGATCAGCCCGAGCGCCACCACGCTGGCGGACACCACCGCCACCGGCTTGGGGATGTGGAGGTAGTCGAGCGCGGAGTTGAGCCCCTTTTGCAGCGCGCTGTCTGATCTGCTGAGCCGCAGGCCCAGGTCGCGCACTCGCAGCTGTTCTCCATCGGGGCCGAGGGAGAGGAAGGAGGCGAGGTGCCGGCCTGCCGGAAGCTCGGAGAGGGTCACATCCCGCGCTGGCTGTGAGAGCGCCTTCAGCGCATCCCTCTGCCCGTGGGAACCGGACGGCACAAAGGCCCAGGCCCGGGAGCGCACGGCGAGGGAGAGGGAGGGCGCGATGAACCCGCCTTCCAGCGCACGATCCGGGTCCGCGAATGAGAAGAGGAGTTCCTCGAAAGAAGGGCGGTCGGGCATGCTGGGCGGAGGGCCCAAGGAGCGATGGATCTCCAGCATCTCGGCCCTGGACGGGAGCGCCCAGAGTGCCACGGTGAACATCACCGCCCAGACTGAGGCTCCTTGGCTCATTGGAGCAAAGGTGGTCAGACCTCGGCTTGCCCGCAAGGTGCCGGGAATAAATGGAGAGGCTCTGGCCCGGGGACGCGCTGGGGACTGGGTTGCGCTCCCTCTCCTTCCTGGCGGGCAAGCGTGCCTCGGACGACCCCCCTCTTGCGCGCGGGCAGGTCCGGACACAGACCGCGTGGTTCGAGCCCTTCAGCGGTGTTGCCGCTGCTGAAAACAGACTGTATGCGTGGTGTTGGCTTGCCGGGCGGTTGTGTGGCGTTTGGCTTGAGCTGGGATCACACCGAGACAGGTCTCCAAACACTGTGCATGGATCTGACGCGCCGCGTCGGTGGTCCCGCTGTGCCGTCGCCGTTGTATTCGCCTGTCTTCCTCTCAACAACAGAGACTCGCTGTCCCGTGTTGTCAGGCTGGTGCGGTGCGTCAATTCCGGAAGAGAAATTTTTCCCAGCTTCCCCTGGAAAAAGAGAGAAGAGCGCCTGTATCATGGCGTGCCTCATCCCCCGAACCATTCACGGAAACAGAGGAGTTGCTTCAAGCGGAGCGTCGGCGAAACAAGGTTTCACCGGAACGGCGCTTCGAGCAGGGATGGGACGCAAGCCTCACCCCAGAACCCCGCCTCTCGGCGTCAATCAAAACCCGATTCATCCCATGCAGCCGTGGGAGGAAATGCAATGCTCAGAAGAGTGTCATCGAAGCTTCCCGTATGGGCCACTGTCGCCAGTTTGTGCTCGCTCTACCCGCATGTTTCAACGGCGGCAACGATTGGGGAGGCGAACACGACCATCTTTGGTCCCAAGGTGTATGTGTTCGACCCGACCATGCCGGCGGCCGACATCACCAACGTGGCCAACACCGTGTACTCCTCGCTGGAGTCCGCCGAGTTTAGCAGCCAGCGGTATGCCCTGCTCTTCAAGCCAGGCAATTACAACGTTACGTTCAACGTGGGCTTCTACACCCACGTGGCGGGTCTGGGACAGAACCCTGACAACGTTAATATCAACGGCGGCGTGAACGTGAACGCCGACTGGGACAATGGCAACGCCACCCGTAACTTCTGGCGGGCCCTTGAGAACTTCGCCGTCACCCCCTCCAACGGCCAGACGCAGATCGCCGTGTCACAGGCCGCCCCTTTGCGACGTTTGCACATCAAGGGGGAGCTGCACCTGTTCGACTTCGACGCGAACTGGAACGCCGGTTGGGCGAGCGGTGGATTCCTCGCCGACTCGCTCGTAGATGGCCTGGTCGTTCCCGCCTCGCAACAGCAATGGTTCTCGCGCAACAGCCGGTGGGGAGGCTGGAACAACGCGGTGTGGAACATGGTCTTCGTGGGCAGCGTCAACACGCCCGCGGCAACGTTCCCGGAGCCGCCCTACACGGTGATCGACAGGACGCCCGTCATCCGGGAAAAGCCCTACCTCTACATCAACAACGCCGGGCAGTACAACGTCTTCGTCCCGGACCTGCAGACGAACACGCAGGGCATCAGCTGGGCCAACGGCTCCACGCCGGGAACGTCCATTTCCATTGATCAGTTCTACATCGCCCGGCCGGAGACGGCCACGGCGGCCGCCCTCAACACGGCGCTCGGCCAGGGCAAGAACCTGCTGTTCACCCCGGGCATCTACCAGCTGAATGACACGGTTCGCATTACCCGGGCCAACACCGTGGTGCTCGGCATCGGCCTTGCCACGCTGGTGCCGACCAACGGGAACGTGGCCATGTCGGTTGCCGACGTGGACGGCGTGAAGATCGCGGGATTGACGTTCGATGGTGGCCCGGTCAACTCGCCGTCCGTCTTGGAAGTCGGCCCCACGGGCAGCTCGGCGAATC
Protein-coding sequences here:
- a CDS encoding acyl-CoA thioesterase; this translates as MTQAAPTVPASAPAQRRRVEHVDTDASGVVHFSRYASMLETAGLEELERRGAGLDVLSLQGLDLRVRELRVSYRAAARFQDWLLLVPAVEHVGPASLKLGVKLYREGSGPEPLLLAFGSLDMAVVNRENGVPACLPPSLSSALKQAP
- a CDS encoding 3-hydroxyacyl-ACP dehydratase FabZ family protein, which produces MSEAERPPKALGFTALRQWLRHRHPMIYLDRIVDHEPGKFLDALISVSGNLDFIAGHFPERAIYPGSHLIQAFAQSGIILYQMSTSMLAEDELTLIGSVEARFLKVVVPGDQILLRVQAGRLASGLFHFTGKALVGSNRVAAFRASLVRSKISELGAPLW
- a CDS encoding beta-ketoacyl-[acyl-carrier-protein] synthase family protein, with the translated sequence MVAPVVVTGAAWVTPLGSGLEAVWRRLLAGEHGFVEVPSPHRVRNTLAAVVPPASAQASEAAAGRLRRLAVETLRGALENAGIPGDGARTRFVLGTSLGAFLDDDGERQAPLHQWADAVAEALGARVPPVVLSTACSSGSDALLVGAECVRAGLADVCVCGGVDVLTPSKRLAHSALSTLSPTRPRAYDSRHDGMLLGEGAAFLVLESAAHAERRSARVLARLCGAGSANDAASMTSPDPAAAGARLAMTRSLEDAGLAASAIGLVNGHGSATPVNDQAEREAFRSVFGPSGGPLVFATKGAFGHSLGATGAMEAIALILGLREGIVPPIVGLEQPDPDFPCPLSVGGATRHSAQVGLSVTLGFGGFDTSLVFEVSR
- a CDS encoding class I adenylate-forming enzyme family protein; the encoded protein is MASPLLELADVPLSSIQAFLDGIRDLTGAGAQADRSVKQLAAEWIAKGLRPGDVVLLALPNGAGLLAHVFAVLAAQGVPALVSPASPASRQQSLVEALPARALVAMRSPAPNMTAAERFSLGGAEVALFPDALPPGAQPGEMVLLTSGTSGFASGCVFDLPALFRNADRHADALGLRAGDTALINLPLYYSYSMVAQAFSALRRGLELVISGPPFQPAAYLRLLAEHGITVSALTPLLTRGLLQHGEPFPEELRCLGVGGDVLAPEHVKHMLRLRPRGELYLTYGLSEAGPRVSTLAAHAEPEPRFASVGLPLPGTEVSLVPRIPGGERELFVSSDTVMKRRIGIVEGEKLHALRGPQLLATGDVFDIDDDGYLYFQGRLSDFLVRGSEKISMASVRRLAMMLPGVLTARTKVIRGAEGDDYEVMLTVEDERCSVDHLSRELFRLLRLAERPRSVQVVAADLAAASLHK
- a CDS encoding fatty acid desaturase family protein encodes the protein MTLFRHPQDRIPVLLFACVFALDLTVYFTAQSGWFPILWLAVCAIPKGWISAWNHHHQHVPMFRHALPNRLLEVVFGFQTGVTSHAWFLHHVLGHHRNYLDQEKDESRWKRRDGTPMGELEYSAITALVAYPRAFFVGREHPRALRIFLGMGALQLVLLGLLFWHNAYNALWVFFLPMCLSLFLTVWATYFHHVGLDAAEHSKASYNILHRGYNLMTGNLGYHTAHHARHGLHWSQLPALHAQLAKEIPATHYRQPGIPFVWFGSEAKVELSPAEIEAVAQYHPPAHT
- a CDS encoding SDR family oxidoreductase, with protein sequence MTSRTFLITGASRGIGRSLSERLARAGHTVVGIARDARDASFPGTLVSVDLSHRAETEAALATLVQRYAFDGVVNNAGLIRPQRLGEIGLNDLDAVLQLNLHPAIQTVQALLPTLRAKGWGRIINISSLTLLGVIERTSYAAAKAALVSFVRSWALELAQTGITVNSVAPGPTETEMFRANNPPGSSGERRYLSSIPMGRLGRPEEISAAIAFLLSEEASFITGQTLFVDGGASIGKAML